In Paramormyrops kingsleyae isolate MSU_618 chromosome 5, PKINGS_0.4, whole genome shotgun sequence, one DNA window encodes the following:
- the LOC140590884 gene encoding uncharacterized protein — translation MSFRCKCTLADQITPPGKKISLFPFIVLGDFNRVNLHQELPKHRQHIDCPTRDNITLDHCYTILKDAYRSVPRAALGHSDHCMVHLIPIYRQQLKRAKPVVKTVKKWTNAAKQELQDCFDCTNWTVFEAASDNLDELTDTVTSYISFCEDVCVPTKTFCTYNNNKPWFTPKLQHLHQAKEDAYRSGDRALYRQARNTLTREIKVAKRSYSEKLKERFSANDPASVWRGLRDITSNRRPLPPAEANKDLADELNNFYCRIHEAEVSRLFQKQKTKKAPGPNGVSPSCLKTCADQLAPIFTRIFNRFLELCVVPSCFKRSTIITVPKKPTITGLNDYRPVALTSVVMKSFERLVLAHLKDITGHQLYPLQFAYRANRSVDDAVNMGLHYILQHLDRPGTYARILFVDFSSAKRA, via the exons atgagcttcagatgtaaatgcacgctggccgaccagatcaccccccctggaaagaaaatatccctattcccttttattgtccttggtgattttaacagagtgaatctacaccaggaacttcctaaacacagacagcatatcgactgccccaccagggacaacatcacactggaccactgttacaccattttaaaagatgcctatcgctctgtcccccgggcagctttaggacattctgatcactgtatggtccatcttattccaatttacaggcaacagcttaaacgtgccaagcctgtagtcaaaactgtgaagaagtggaccaatgcagcaaagcaggaactgcaagactgttttgactgcactaattggactgtctttgaagctgcatctgataatctggatgagctgacagacactgtgacatcatacatcagtttttgtgaagatgtgtgtgtcccgaccaagaccttctgcacatacaacaacaataaaccatggttcactcccaaactgcaacatcttcaccaggccaaggaggatgcctacagaagtggtgacagggccctgtacaggcaggccaggaacacgctgaccagggagatcaaagtggcaaaaagaagctactctgagaagctgaaagaacggttctcagccaatgaccctgcatcagtgtggagaggcctgcgagatatcaccagcaacagacgacccctaccccccgctgaagcaaacaaagacctggcagacgagctgaacaacttctactgcag aatacacgaagcggaagtgagccggctgttccagaaacagaaaaccaagaaggccccgggaccaaacggtgtatccccctcctgcctaaaaacctgtgctgatcagctggctcccatcttcacccgcatcttcaatagattTCTGGAGTTGTGTGTAGTTCCCTcctgcttcaaacgctccaccattatcacggtccccaaaaaacccaccattacaggactgaatgactacagacctgtcgccttgacgtctgtggtcatgaaatcctttgaacgcctggttttagcccatctaaaggacattacaggacaccagctgtaccccctgcagtttgcctatcgggcaaacaggtcggtggatgatgcagtgaatatggggctgcattatatcctgcaacatctggaccgtccaggaacttatgccaggatcctgtttgtggactttagttcggctaaacgagcatag